One window of the Cryptomeria japonica chromosome 7, Sugi_1.0, whole genome shotgun sequence genome contains the following:
- the LOC131037966 gene encoding subtilisin-like protease SBT1.7: MSNSMSLATLLTLFLFFLSITANDNVRKPYIVHMMKSMKPEHFSLHEHWYHSILTHATSNASTSDPSLLLYTYEVVLHGFAAKLTSAQATALESVDGCLAVIPSALYKLHTTRSPQFLGLTDGSGLWTQNLNRGEDVIVGMVDSGIWPESESFHDEGLGPVPSRWKGECESGERFSSSNCNRKLIGARFNFSVGYKSHVGEDFISPRDNHGHGTHTASTAAGSAVKGASYNGFGNGTAMGMAPAARLAIYKVCWGQKGDCDASDIAAAMEKAVQDGVDIISISIGDASELPFYTDHTALAAFGAIEKGVLVSASAGNEGPFSYSLTNTAPWLITVGASTIDREFLSPLKLGNGELFRGLSLYRGPGIKNLPLAYDYCSDRGLDPHIFKGKVVLCTSQSNSTEKASLVKDAGAAGLINVNDNDFPVDQPYLPATSVSYTAGEKIKAYVNSTAAPTATINPTGLTVVGKATAPIVALFSSRGPSQIFLDVLKPDIIAPGVNILAAAIEGGFKIKSGTSMACPHVSGTAALIRAAHPTWSPAAIRSALMTTASTLDNRKQPIKDSLTLRAADPFAMGAGHLNPRAALEPGLVYDLGPQDYINYLCGQNMYTEKQIALLTHKWPPCPKSESGADLNYPSFSVLLKYGERVQLKRTVTNVGGDNSVYKVQVKSSPNIKVSVEPDTFVFKKRSEQASFNVTFEGKVKGSEEEYGELSWKCIQGGTHIVRSPIAVLWTTL; encoded by the coding sequence ATGAGTAACTCCATGTCCCTCGCCACGCTTCTAACCTTAttcctgttcttcctttccattacAGCAAATGACAATGTAAGGAAGCCTTACATAGTTCACATGATGAAGTCCATGAAGCCCGAGCACTTCAGTTTGCATGAGCACTGGTATCATTCAATTCTCACCCACGCAACTTCTAATGCCTCCACATCAGATCCCAGCCTCTTGTTATATACGTATGAGGTAGTCCTTCATGGCTTTGCGGCCAAGCTGACCAGTGCGCAGGCTACAGCTTTAGAGAGCGTGGATGGCTGTCTAGCTGTAATTCCGTCCGCTCTATATAAACTCCATACCACACGCTCACCTCAGTTCCTCGGCCTCACCGACGGCAGCGGACTGTGGACTCAGAATTTGAATCGCGGAGAAGATGTCATAGTGGGCATGGTGGATTCGGGAATATGGCCTGAGAGCGAAAGTTTTCATGACGAGGGACTCGGCCCTGTTCCCTCCAGATGGAAAGGCGAGTGTGAAAGCGGAGAGCGATTCAGTTCCTCCAACTGTAACAGAAAGCTCATCGGAGCTCGATTTAATTTCTCCGTGGGTTACAAATCGCATGTGGGTGAGGATTTCATATCCCCAAGAGACAACCATGGCCACGGCACACATACTGCTTCTACTGCTGCGGGATCTGCTGTAAAGGGAGCGAGCTACAATGGATTTGGCAATGGAACGGCTATGGGTATGGCCCCTGCGGCCAGACTGGCCATCTACAAGGTCTGCTGGGGACAGAAAGGAGACTGTGATGCGAGCGACATAGCTGCTGCAATGGAAAAAGCCGTCCAAGATGGCGTCGatattatttctatttcaattggCGATGCGTCTGAGCTTCCTTTTTACACGGATCACACAGCCCTGGCAGCATTCGGGGCAATAGAGAAGGGTGTACTTGTTTCCGCCTCTGCTGGTAACGAAGGGCCTTTCTCGTATTCTCTTACAAACACGGCGCCATGGTTAATCACTGTGGGTGCGAGCACTATAGACAGAGAGTTTCTGTCTCCTCTGAAGCTCGGCAATGGCGAGCTTTTCAGAGGCTTGTCGTTATACAGAGGACCGGGGATTAAAAATCTGCCTCTGGCCTACGACTATTGCAGTGACCGAGGTCTCGATCCACACATTTTCAAAGGCAAAGTTGTGCTGTGCACTTCCCAAAGCAATTCAACGGAAAAAGCAAGTCTTGTGAAGGACGCCGGTGCAGCAGGATTGATAAATGTCAACGATAACGATTTCCCGGTCGATCAACCATATCTGCCCGCTACGAGCGTGAGTTATACGGCAGGCGAAAAGATAAAAGCCTATGTTAACAGCACCGCTGCACCCACAGCCACCATCAATCCCACGGGGTTGACAGTGGTGGGAAAAGCAACGGCTCCAATCGTGGCCCTGTTTTCTTCCAGAGGTCCAAGCCAGATCTTTCTAGACGTTCTTAAGCCCGATATAATCGCCCCTGGTGTTAACATCTTAGCAGCTGCCATAGAAGGCGGCTTCAAGATAAAGTCCGGGACCTCAATGGCGTGTCCCCACGTCAGCGGCACTGCAGCACTCATCCGAGCTGCGCATCCTACGTGGAGTCCTGCAGCAATCAGATCGGCTCTCATGACTACGGCATCCACGCTGGACAACAGAAAGCAGCCCATCAAAGATTCACTAACCTTGCGAGCCGCGGACCCATTTGCAATGGGTGCAGGTCACTTAAATCCAAGGGCTGCCTTGGAGCCGGGTCTGGTGTACGATTTGGGCCCTCAAGACTACATCAACTATCTGTGTGGTCAAAACATGTACACCGAAAAGCAAATAGCCCTGCTCACCCACAAATGGCCTCCCTGCCCCAAATCGGAATCAGGTGCAGATCTTAACTATCCGTCTTTCTCAGTTTTGTTGAAGTATGGAGAGCGTGTTCAGTTGAAAAGGACGGTTACCAATGTGGGCGGCGACAATTCCGTGTACAAAGTGCAGGTGAAGAGCAGTCCAAACATAAAGGTAAGCGTGGAGCCAGATACATTTGTGTTCAAGAAACGGAGTGAGCAGGCAAGTTTTAATGTGACATTCGAAGGCAAAGTGAAAGGGAGTGAGGAGGAGTACGGGGAGTTATCGTGGAAATGCATCCAAGGTGGAACGCACATCGTTCGTAGCCCAATTGCCGTTCTGTGGACCACGCTTTGA